In Mercurialis annua linkage group LG6, ddMerAnnu1.2, whole genome shotgun sequence, the following are encoded in one genomic region:
- the LOC126687527 gene encoding uncharacterized protein LOC126687527, which yields MSNLTKFEFTALDDVSGKNYMSWILDAKIHLQTSGHEDTIKERNNASTQDRAKAVIFLRHHLDEGLKNEYLSEDNPLVLWNSLKERFDHQKTDFKSVSEYNYAIFQINSKLKLCEETITDEDLLEKIFSTFHASNVVLQQQCEKGFKKYSELISCLLVAERNNELLMKNHAARPTGSAPFLEVNASAYRSPRGRGRGRGHGYGRGGNNYNHVGCNNSFKHKNHHQKWYKKEEKQENRNSGQYKHQVKNVDSKCYRCGMAGHWSRTCRTPKHLVEFYQASLKEKRKYIETNFVSDDDFDHSLMHNDFIDMTHLDVSDFLENNNNEN from the exons ATGTCAAACCTTACAAAATTTGAATTTACAGCACTTGATGATGTATCTGGAAAAAATTATATGTCATGGATACTAGATGCAAAAATACATCTGCAAACCTCTGGTCATGAGGACACTATTAAAGAGAGGAATAATGCCTCTACTCAAGATCGTGCAAAAGCAGTGATCTTCCTTCGCCATCATCTTGATGAaggattaaaaaatgaatatctcAGTGAAGATAATCCACTTGTTCTCTGGAATAGTTTAAAAGAACGCTTCGACCATCAGAAGACT GATTTTAAAAGTGTTAGTGAATACAATTATGCAATATTCCAAATAAACTCAAAGCTAAAATTGTGTGAAGAAACAATTACTGATGaagatttattagaaaaaatattCTCCACTTTTCATGCATCTAATGTGGTACTCCAGCAGCAGTGTGAGAAAGGCTTTAAGAAATATTCAGAGCTGATTTCTTGCCTTCTAGTGGCTGAGCGGAATAACGAGCTGTTAATGAAAAATCATGCGGCACGACCCACTGGTTCTGCTCCATTTCTTGAAGTAAATGCGAGCGCATATAGATCTCCTCGTGGTCGTGGTCGTGGTCGTGGTCATGGTTATGGTCGAGGTGGAAATAATTACAACCATGTCGGTTGTAATAACTCCTTTAAGCATAAGAATCACCACCAGAAGTGGTATAAGAAGGAGGAGAAACAAGAAAACAGAAACAGTGGACAATACAAACATCAAGTGAAAAATGTCGATAGTAAATGTTATCGATGTGGCATGGCTGGACATTGGTCGCGTACCTGTCGTACGCCCAAACATCTTGTTGAGTTTTACCAAGCTTCCCTCAAGGAAAAAAGAAAGTATATAGAAACAAATTTTGTTTCTGATGATGATTTTGACCACAGTCTGATGCATAATGACTTTATAGACATGACACATTTAGATGTTTCTGATTTTCTtgagaataataataatgaaaactaA
- the LOC126653809 gene encoding putative protease Do-like 14 isoform X2 — protein sequence MFLGRKRKATDSSEWERDVERDGMFYPLDIDTKMAALKASASVVSITSYLGENELCHSSGIIIECNDNCGIILTSLNLVKCHNIQDFIVDEITVVVHLSEHTSIDAKLIAWDYHYNLAALKILCDTPLEVASLALLDDSLTIDPSCLCTPFQHIESYNLIPGNAVIALARSSAKPFKLMAAPGEFSLNACRYDCKELLRATSKISKCGIGGPVININGDVIGICFYHQLYTPFLPIKIASIWWDHFKKYGEPRRPWLGMGVANLYVADLGFLEKFIKKFPNIFKGVIVEELFESMWSKVGDHVELVVIRAGNDGPLLLKMKVDEVTADRLYSWPLWRDAQ from the exons ATGTTTTTGGGACGAAAGAGGAAGGCTACAGATTCTTCCGAATGGGAAAGGGATGTAGAGAGAGATGGCATGTTTTACC CCTTGGACATTGATACAAAGATGGCGGCTTTGAAAGCTTCTGCATCTGTTGTCAGTATTACATCTTATTTGG GTGAGAATGAGTTATGTCATAGCTCTGGAATTATCATTGAATGTAATGATAATTGTGGTATTATACTGACCTCTCTCAATCTCGTTAAGTGTCACAACATTCAagattttatagtagatgaGATTACG GTTGTTGTGCACCTATCAGAGCATACGTCAATTGATGCTAAATTAATAGCATGGGATTATCATTACAACTTAGCTGCTCTAAAAATATTGTGTGATACTCCATTAGAAGTTGCATCTTTGGCGTTGTTGGATGATTCTTTAACAATTGATCCAAGCTGTCTTTGCACTCCATTTCAGCATATAGAGTCATATAATCTTATTCCTGGAAATGCAGTAATTGCTCTTGCCCGCTCTTCTGCTAAGCCTTTTAAGCTCATGGCTGCACCTGGTGAATTCAG TCTCAATGCCTGCCGATATGACTGTAAAGAGCTTTTAAGGGCAACCAGCAAAATTTCCAAA TGTGGCATTGGTGGCCCGGTTATCAATATCAATGGAGATGTCATTGGAATTTGTTTCTATCACCAGTTGTACACTCCATTTTTGCCAATTAAAATAGCTTCCATATGGTGGGACCATTTCAAAAAATACGG GGAACCACGTCGACCTTGGCTTGGCATGGGAGTGGCTAATCTTTATGTAGCTGACCTAGGTTTTTTggaaaaattcattaaaaagtTCCCGAATATTTTCAAAGGTGTTATTGTTGAGGAG TTATTTGAAAGTATGTGGAGCAAGGTCGGGGACCATGTGGAGCTGGTGGTCATTAGAGCAGGTAATGATGGTCCTTTGCTTCTTAAAATGAAGGTGGATGAGGTCACAGCAGATAGATTGTATAG
- the LOC126653809 gene encoding putative protease Do-like 14 isoform X1 has product MFLGRKRKATDSSEWERDVERDGMFYPLDIDTKMAALKASASVVSITSYLGENELCHSSGIIIECNDNCGIILTSLNLVKCHNIQDFIVDEITVVVHLSEHTSIDAKLIAWDYHYNLAALKILCDTPLEVASLALLDDSLTIDPSCLCTPFQHIESYNLIPGNAVIALARSSAKPFKLMAAPGEFSLNACRYDCKELLRATSKISKCGIGGPVININGDVIGICFYHQLYTPFLPIKIASIWWDHFKKYGEPRRPWLGMGVANLYVADLGFLEKFIKKFPNIFKGVIVEEVLQGSSADSVGIRQDDVIVQFDGKTVQSFLELFESMWSKVGDHVELVVIRAGNDGPLLLKMKVDEVTADRLYSWPLWRDAQ; this is encoded by the exons ATGTTTTTGGGACGAAAGAGGAAGGCTACAGATTCTTCCGAATGGGAAAGGGATGTAGAGAGAGATGGCATGTTTTACC CCTTGGACATTGATACAAAGATGGCGGCTTTGAAAGCTTCTGCATCTGTTGTCAGTATTACATCTTATTTGG GTGAGAATGAGTTATGTCATAGCTCTGGAATTATCATTGAATGTAATGATAATTGTGGTATTATACTGACCTCTCTCAATCTCGTTAAGTGTCACAACATTCAagattttatagtagatgaGATTACG GTTGTTGTGCACCTATCAGAGCATACGTCAATTGATGCTAAATTAATAGCATGGGATTATCATTACAACTTAGCTGCTCTAAAAATATTGTGTGATACTCCATTAGAAGTTGCATCTTTGGCGTTGTTGGATGATTCTTTAACAATTGATCCAAGCTGTCTTTGCACTCCATTTCAGCATATAGAGTCATATAATCTTATTCCTGGAAATGCAGTAATTGCTCTTGCCCGCTCTTCTGCTAAGCCTTTTAAGCTCATGGCTGCACCTGGTGAATTCAG TCTCAATGCCTGCCGATATGACTGTAAAGAGCTTTTAAGGGCAACCAGCAAAATTTCCAAA TGTGGCATTGGTGGCCCGGTTATCAATATCAATGGAGATGTCATTGGAATTTGTTTCTATCACCAGTTGTACACTCCATTTTTGCCAATTAAAATAGCTTCCATATGGTGGGACCATTTCAAAAAATACGG GGAACCACGTCGACCTTGGCTTGGCATGGGAGTGGCTAATCTTTATGTAGCTGACCTAGGTTTTTTggaaaaattcattaaaaagtTCCCGAATATTTTCAAAGGTGTTATTGTTGAGGAG GTTTTACAAGGCTCTTCTGCTGATTCTGTTGGAATAAGACAAGATGATGTTATCGTTCAATTTGATGGGAAAACCGTTCAAAGTTTTTTGGAG TTATTTGAAAGTATGTGGAGCAAGGTCGGGGACCATGTGGAGCTGGTGGTCATTAGAGCAGGTAATGATGGTCCTTTGCTTCTTAAAATGAAGGTGGATGAGGTCACAGCAGATAGATTGTATAG